In Nostoc sp. CENA543, a single genomic region encodes these proteins:
- a CDS encoding FKBP-type peptidyl-prolyl cis-trans isomerase, translated as MKAILLSVAVMLVCVVVLVLSQIGGKQESAIAGIVTSTTPVVAASVTENNTLIANNHMSDALSDASNAVTTPSGLKYVELEEGTGATPEKGQTVTVHYTGTLTDGTKFDSSRDRNRPFSFIIGVGQVIQGWDEGLSTMKVGGRRQLIIPPELGYGSRGAGGVIPPNATLLFDVELLGVK; from the coding sequence TTGAAAGCAATTTTACTCAGCGTGGCTGTCATGCTGGTCTGTGTTGTAGTGTTAGTGTTGTCACAAATTGGCGGTAAGCAGGAATCTGCTATTGCTGGGATTGTGACCTCAACTACTCCAGTGGTAGCCGCAAGTGTTACAGAAAACAATACCTTAATAGCGAATAATCATATGTCTGATGCTTTGTCTGATGCTTCTAACGCCGTTACTACCCCTTCTGGTCTAAAGTATGTGGAACTAGAAGAGGGAACTGGTGCAACACCAGAAAAGGGACAAACTGTGACAGTACATTACACTGGTACTTTAACAGACGGTACTAAATTTGATAGTTCCCGCGATCGCAATCGTCCCTTTAGTTTCATTATTGGCGTTGGGCAAGTAATTCAAGGCTGGGATGAGGGACTTAGTACCATGAAAGTTGGTGGTCGTCGTCAATTAATCATCCCCCCAGAACTAGGTTATGGTTCTCGCGGTGCCGGCGGCGTGATTCCCCCTAACGCTACCTTGTTATTTGATGTGGAATTATTAGGGGTGAAGTAG
- a CDS encoding class I SAM-dependent methyltransferase gives MSKNSSYSPLFSLNSQQEKWQQRIAQVALRFNKQYQNQPFELPEEVEAMPIFQEWKSGLLTGRIVSPFWEIAKPQKNHHCLDIGCGVSFLIYPWRDWQAFFYGQEISNVARDTLNSRGSQLNSKLFKGVELGAAHQLNYAPGTFDLAIATGFSCYFPLEYWSAVLAEVKRVLKPGGLFVFDILNPEHPLAEDWAVLETYLGAEVFLETVNEWEKIIKASGAKIVTRLTGDLFDLYKIKF, from the coding sequence ATGTCTAAAAATTCTTCTTACAGTCCTTTATTTTCTCTCAATTCTCAACAGGAAAAATGGCAGCAACGCATAGCACAGGTTGCACTTCGATTTAATAAACAATATCAAAATCAGCCTTTTGAATTGCCTGAAGAAGTGGAGGCGATGCCTATATTTCAAGAGTGGAAATCGGGACTGTTGACAGGAAGAATTGTTTCGCCTTTTTGGGAAATAGCTAAACCCCAAAAAAATCACCACTGTTTAGATATTGGTTGTGGTGTGAGTTTTTTGATTTATCCTTGGCGTGATTGGCAGGCGTTTTTTTACGGTCAAGAAATTAGTAATGTGGCGCGAGATACGTTGAATTCTCGTGGTTCACAGTTGAATTCTAAGTTATTTAAAGGGGTAGAGTTAGGGGCAGCACATCAATTAAATTATGCCCCAGGGACATTTGATTTAGCGATCGCTACCGGTTTTAGCTGCTATTTCCCCCTAGAATATTGGAGTGCGGTCTTAGCAGAAGTTAAACGGGTGTTGAAACCAGGCGGGCTGTTTGTTTTTGATATTCTCAATCCCGAACACCCTTTAGCAGAAGATTGGGCGGTGCTAGAAACATATTTAGGTGCAGAAGTGTTTCTAGAAACTGTTAATGAGTGGGAAAAAATCATCAAAGCATCTGGGGCAAAAATCGTTACCAGACTAACGGGAGACTTATTTGATTTATATAAAATCAAGTTTTAA
- a CDS encoding SDR family oxidoreductase, translating into MQLKPINQQVVAVVGASSGIGREAALQFARQGAKVVVAARGELKLKSLVEEICNFGGEATHIVADVQVFEQVSAIANRAVEVYGRLDTWVHVPAIGLFATFDNTTPEEFKHVIDVNLMGQVYGAMAALPHLKREGRGALIHISSMEGRRSLPYQSAYSSAKHGVEGFLEAMRIELIHEKWPISVTSIKPAVINTPFWNNGLTKLGVKPSGIPPYYDPKIVADAILYAAEHPIRDLLVGDVAKLLDLAQKISPSLVDSLLLAIGFNLQRSNEPKSEDAPNNFYQPVPEDSRVDGDYRHLVIPSITDALGKLPIFQWGTGALLMLLAIQAFQQNE; encoded by the coding sequence ATGCAATTAAAACCAATCAATCAGCAAGTTGTGGCAGTAGTTGGAGCTTCTAGCGGTATTGGACGAGAAGCCGCACTGCAATTTGCCAGACAGGGCGCAAAGGTAGTTGTTGCGGCTCGCGGCGAGTTAAAGTTAAAGTCATTGGTGGAAGAAATCTGCAATTTTGGCGGTGAAGCAACCCATATTGTTGCTGATGTGCAAGTATTTGAACAAGTAAGCGCGATCGCAAATCGAGCAGTAGAGGTTTATGGACGGCTCGATACTTGGGTACACGTTCCAGCGATTGGTTTATTTGCCACCTTCGACAACACCACACCAGAAGAATTTAAACACGTCATTGATGTTAACTTAATGGGTCAAGTGTATGGCGCGATGGCGGCTTTACCCCATCTCAAACGAGAAGGAAGAGGGGCTTTAATTCATATATCATCAATGGAAGGCAGGCGATCGCTTCCTTATCAAAGTGCTTACTCTTCAGCTAAACACGGTGTAGAAGGCTTTCTCGAAGCTATGCGGATTGAATTAATACATGAAAAATGGCCTATCAGTGTCACCAGTATTAAGCCAGCCGTCATTAACACTCCCTTCTGGAATAATGGTTTGACCAAACTAGGCGTAAAACCGTCAGGAATACCACCTTACTATGATCCCAAAATTGTCGCTGATGCCATACTCTATGCAGCCGAACACCCCATTCGAGACTTATTAGTGGGAGATGTCGCTAAATTACTCGATTTAGCTCAAAAAATCTCGCCTTCCTTGGTAGATTCGTTGCTATTAGCGATTGGTTTTAATTTACAACGTAGTAATGAACCCAAATCAGAAGATGCACCCAACAATTTTTATCAACCAGTTCCTGAAGACAGCAGAGTTGACGGAGATTATCGTCACTTAGTTATACCCAGTATTACTGATGCCTTGGGTAAGTTACCTATATTTCAGTGGGGTACAGGAGCTTTATTAATGTTACTTGCTATACAAGCATTCCAGCAAAATGAATAA
- a CDS encoding general stress protein — protein sequence MVIKNTILALGVFANSQKLELAINELKAAGLPIEKISAIAKDVKPGERVGEAELENHIGNQNVNTTSAIGDTLTATTWGSVLVGLSSLALPGLGAVLAAGSVGVALVASVAGVAVGAAANQNLVTALTNLGIPEERARVYSDRLQQNEYLLILEGTETEIHRAQTILNQHGIQYWGVYDSTSVQSNT from the coding sequence ATGGTAATTAAGAACACTATACTTGCATTGGGTGTCTTTGCTAACTCCCAAAAATTAGAGCTAGCGATTAATGAGTTGAAAGCTGCTGGTTTGCCAATAGAGAAGATTTCTGCGATCGCTAAAGATGTGAAGCCGGGTGAGCGCGTAGGCGAAGCAGAACTAGAAAATCACATCGGGAATCAAAATGTCAACACGACAAGCGCAATCGGCGATACACTCACAGCCACGACTTGGGGTAGTGTGTTAGTTGGTTTGAGTAGTCTAGCACTCCCAGGTTTAGGTGCCGTATTAGCAGCTGGTTCTGTGGGTGTAGCCTTAGTTGCTAGTGTTGCAGGGGTGGCTGTAGGAGCCGCCGCAAATCAAAATTTGGTCACAGCATTAACTAATTTAGGTATACCTGAAGAGAGAGCAAGAGTTTATAGCGATCGCCTCCAGCAAAATGAATATTTGCTCATCCTAGAGGGTACAGAAACGGAAATCCACCGCGCTCAAACAATATTAAACCAGCATGGCATTCAATATTGGGGTGTATATGATTCTACTTCAGTTCAATCAAATACGTAA
- the crtO gene encoding beta-carotene ketolase CrtO encodes MEAYDVVIIGAGHNGLVCAGYLLKAGYSVLLLEGRSLPGGGCTTEELMPNEAPGFKFNPCAMNHLFIFLGSVIAELELHKYGLEYLVCDPVAFCPHPDGKYFLAHKSVAATCTEIARYSQHDAEQYAKYIDYWQRFVTAITPFFNAPPKSIVDIIGNYNLSNLRDLFSIVGGTDTTLDLIRTVLSSPVDNINEYFDSEFVKAPLARLSAELSSPPSQKAMSFGAMMLLLRHNPGMARPRGGSGALVEALVRLVKSQGGKIFTDQKVDKVLIDNGKAVGVRVAGGKEYRANQGVISSIDVKRLFLQLMDADDVDPNLRQRLDRRIVNNNETILKIDCALSEPLRFEYHNHRDEYLMGSVLIADSVNHVEQAHSEITLGKIPDDDPSMYLVMPTALDPTMAPEAKHTLWIEFFAPYQITGREGTGLKGTGWTDELKNQVADKVIAKLAQYSPNLNHSIIARHVESPAELGERLGSYKGNYYHIDMTLEQMLCFRPLPELANYKTPIENLYLTGAGTHPGGAISGMPGRNCARVFLDTKKPISQTIKKAGDSMKATLTSVFGVSSD; translated from the coding sequence ATGGAAGCGTATGACGTAGTGATTATTGGTGCTGGTCACAATGGCTTAGTATGTGCCGGCTACTTACTCAAAGCAGGTTATAGCGTCTTGTTACTAGAAGGGCGATCGCTTCCTGGTGGGGGTTGCACAACTGAAGAACTTATGCCTAATGAAGCACCAGGGTTTAAATTTAACCCCTGTGCGATGAATCATTTGTTTATTTTTTTAGGGTCTGTGATCGCAGAATTAGAACTGCACAAATACGGGTTAGAATATCTTGTTTGTGACCCAGTGGCGTTTTGTCCTCATCCTGATGGCAAATATTTTTTAGCTCATAAATCTGTGGCAGCTACTTGTACAGAAATCGCCCGTTATAGTCAACATGATGCTGAACAATACGCTAAATATATCGATTACTGGCAGCGTTTTGTCACCGCTATTACTCCCTTTTTTAATGCTCCTCCTAAATCAATAGTTGATATTATTGGCAACTACAATCTCAGTAATTTACGAGACTTGTTTTCCATTGTAGGTGGGACTGATACGACCCTCGATTTAATTCGGACTGTTTTGAGCAGCCCTGTAGATAATATCAACGAGTATTTTGACTCAGAATTTGTTAAAGCACCCCTTGCTAGACTCTCTGCCGAATTGAGTTCCCCACCTTCACAAAAAGCCATGTCTTTTGGGGCAATGATGTTGTTATTACGTCACAATCCAGGGATGGCTAGACCAAGGGGCGGTAGCGGTGCGCTGGTTGAAGCTTTGGTGAGATTGGTGAAAAGTCAAGGTGGCAAGATTTTTACTGACCAAAAGGTAGACAAAGTTTTAATAGATAATGGTAAAGCCGTAGGTGTACGCGTTGCTGGTGGTAAAGAATATCGTGCTAATCAAGGTGTAATTTCTAGCATTGATGTCAAGCGTTTATTTCTGCAATTGATGGATGCTGATGATGTAGATCCAAACTTACGCCAAAGACTAGACCGCCGCATTGTCAACAATAATGAAACTATTCTCAAAATTGATTGTGCTTTATCTGAGCCGTTGCGTTTTGAGTACCACAATCATCGAGATGAATATTTAATGGGTTCGGTGTTGATTGCAGATTCTGTTAATCATGTAGAACAAGCCCACAGCGAAATTACTTTGGGAAAAATCCCTGATGATGACCCTTCGATGTATCTAGTAATGCCCACAGCACTTGATCCGACAATGGCTCCTGAAGCTAAACATACGCTGTGGATTGAGTTTTTTGCACCCTACCAAATTACGGGGAGGGAAGGTACAGGTTTAAAAGGAACGGGTTGGACAGATGAACTGAAAAATCAAGTTGCAGACAAGGTAATTGCAAAATTAGCCCAGTATTCCCCCAATCTCAACCATTCTATTATTGCCCGTCATGTAGAAAGTCCGGCGGAATTAGGAGAACGCTTAGGGTCATATAAAGGAAATTACTATCACATTGATATGACTCTAGAGCAGATGCTTTGTTTTCGTCCCTTGCCAGAGTTAGCTAACTATAAAACGCCTATTGAGAATTTATATCTGACTGGTGCGGGGACTCATCCTGGTGGAGCAATTTCGGGAATGCCAGGACGTAACTGTGCGCGAGTATTTTTAGATACTAAAAAGCCAATATCTCAGACAATCAAGAAAGCCGGAGATTCGATGAAAGCTACTCTGACATCCGTGTTTGGCGTAAGTAGTGATTAA
- a CDS encoding response regulator, which translates to MADKHIQVLLVEDNPGDVFLIQELIKEVHTVSVNLQTVEQLSEVVHLITRDVNGSEFDVILLDLSLPDSQGIETFIQAYNQAKTIPIIVLTGIDDENLALRAMQEGAQDYLVKGQVTGDLLVRSMRYAIERQHIEDALRQSEERFRVALKNSPIFVFNQDRDLRYTWVYNQRAGWTEQTMLGKQDCEIMPHADAQGLTAIKYHVLTTGIGTRAEVSITTNKGIRYYDLTVEPLRNESQEIVGITCASIDITEQQTALQERQLAEAKIREQAALINISTDAICVRDLQNQILFWNKGAENLYGWQAQEVIGKNASEVLFREPSPEIELALLQVISQGKWQGELNKVTKNGKEIVVASRWSLVRDEDNQPKSILTVDTDITQKKYLEAQLLRTQRLESIGTLASGIAHDLNNILTPILAGAQLLPLKFPDVDERTQHLLEILEINAKRGADLVKQVLSFARGVEGKRITLQLRHIIAELAKVLKETLPKSIEVVTDISKDLWMISGDSTQLHQVMMNLCVNARDAMPHGGTLTITAENLLIDENYARMNLEATVGPYIVVTVADTGVGISEENLDRIFEPFFTTKAVGQGTGLGLSTVIGIVKSHGGFVNVDSVLGSGTIFKVYLPAVESTEIFSTDELIPSTGKGELILIVDDEPAIRDITKTSLESHEYQTLVASDGIEAIAIYAKYTDKISAVLVNLMLPGLDGLTTIRTLKKINPDVKIVATSGLIAKNKLGEIVNTGAATFLSKPYTINELLLALNQVMS; encoded by the coding sequence ATGGCAGATAAACATATTCAAGTTTTATTAGTAGAAGACAATCCTGGTGATGTTTTTTTAATTCAAGAGTTAATCAAAGAAGTTCATACAGTTAGTGTAAATTTACAGACAGTTGAGCAATTATCAGAAGTTGTTCACCTGATAACTAGAGATGTTAATGGCTCTGAGTTTGATGTCATATTGTTAGATTTATCCTTACCCGATAGCCAAGGCATTGAAACTTTTATTCAAGCTTATAACCAAGCTAAAACCATTCCTATTATCGTCCTGACTGGTATAGATGATGAAAACTTGGCCTTAAGAGCCATGCAAGAAGGCGCGCAGGATTATTTAGTCAAAGGACAAGTAACTGGCGATTTACTCGTCCGTTCTATGCGTTACGCCATAGAACGTCAACACATAGAAGATGCACTGCGTCAAAGTGAAGAACGATTCCGAGTAGCTTTAAAAAATTCCCCCATTTTTGTATTCAATCAAGATAGAGACTTACGTTATACCTGGGTTTATAACCAAAGGGCTGGGTGGACAGAACAAACAATGTTGGGCAAGCAAGACTGTGAAATCATGCCCCATGCCGATGCCCAAGGGTTAACCGCAATTAAGTATCATGTTTTAACTACAGGTATAGGTACTCGTGCGGAAGTATCGATTACAACTAATAAAGGTATTAGATATTATGACTTGACTGTTGAACCATTGCGGAATGAATCACAAGAAATTGTTGGTATAACTTGTGCCAGTATTGATATTACTGAACAACAAACTGCTTTACAAGAGCGTCAGTTAGCAGAAGCTAAAATTCGTGAGCAAGCAGCATTAATAAACATCAGCACCGATGCTATTTGTGTACGTGATTTACAAAATCAGATACTTTTTTGGAATAAAGGTGCAGAAAATTTATACGGTTGGCAAGCGCAAGAGGTAATCGGAAAAAATGCCAGTGAAGTATTGTTTCGTGAACCTTCCCCAGAGATAGAATTGGCTCTACTACAAGTCATTTCTCAAGGTAAATGGCAAGGAGAATTAAACAAAGTGACTAAAAATGGCAAAGAAATTGTTGTTGCTAGTCGCTGGAGTTTAGTTCGTGATGAAGATAATCAACCAAAATCAATTCTGACTGTAGACACAGATATTACCCAGAAAAAATATTTAGAAGCACAATTATTGCGTACCCAAAGATTAGAAAGTATAGGCACTTTAGCTAGTGGTATTGCCCATGATTTGAATAATATTCTGACACCGATTTTAGCCGGAGCGCAATTATTACCTCTAAAATTTCCCGACGTAGATGAACGCACGCAGCATTTATTAGAAATTTTAGAAATCAATGCTAAACGTGGTGCTGATTTAGTGAAACAAGTATTGTCTTTTGCTAGAGGTGTAGAAGGTAAACGTATCACTTTGCAATTGAGGCATATTATTGCAGAACTTGCCAAAGTTTTGAAAGAAACATTGCCTAAATCTATTGAAGTGGTTACAGATATATCGAAAGATTTATGGATGATTTCTGGAGATAGTACCCAGTTACATCAAGTGATGATGAATCTGTGTGTCAATGCTCGTGATGCCATGCCTCATGGGGGAACTCTGACGATTACGGCGGAAAATCTCCTAATTGATGAAAATTATGCGCGCATGAACTTGGAAGCTACCGTCGGCCCTTATATAGTGGTGACGGTTGCAGATACAGGTGTGGGAATTTCTGAAGAAAACTTAGACCGCATTTTTGAACCGTTTTTTACTACCAAAGCCGTAGGACAAGGCACAGGTTTGGGACTTTCGACAGTAATTGGGATTGTGAAAAGCCACGGTGGTTTTGTGAATGTAGATAGCGTTTTAGGGAGTGGTACTATATTTAAAGTTTACCTGCCAGCCGTAGAAAGTACAGAAATCTTTAGTACAGATGAGTTGATTCCATCCACAGGCAAGGGCGAATTAATCTTGATTGTAGATGATGAACCAGCAATCCGCGATATTACCAAAACATCTCTAGAAAGCCACGAATATCAAACTTTAGTTGCTAGTGATGGGATTGAGGCGATCGCCATCTACGCTAAATATACCGATAAAATTAGTGCTGTACTAGTAAATCTCATGCTTCCAGGGCTGGATGGTTTAACTACTATCCGTACTCTCAAAAAAATTAACCCTGATGTCAAAATTGTTGCCACCAGTGGCTTAATTGCTAAAAATAAGCTGGGAGAAATAGTCAACACCGGCGCGGCAACGTTTTTATCTAAGCCTTACACTATTAACGAATTGTTGTTGGCTTTAAACCAAGTTATGAGTTAA
- a CDS encoding response regulator yields MPIQVLLVEDNPGDVELTRIALEDSKISVNLNVVEDGVEAMAFLRKQDKYADAPHPDIVLLDLNLPKKDGREVLAEIKTDDHFKRIPVVVLTTSQAEEDILRAYNLAANCYIAKPVDFDQFVRIVQSIENFWFAIVKLPPE; encoded by the coding sequence ATGCCAATTCAGGTTTTGTTAGTAGAAGACAATCCAGGGGATGTGGAATTGACACGCATTGCTTTAGAAGACAGCAAAATCTCCGTCAATCTCAATGTTGTCGAAGATGGAGTGGAAGCAATGGCATTTTTGCGAAAACAAGACAAGTATGCCGATGCACCCCATCCCGATATAGTGCTACTGGATTTGAATTTGCCGAAAAAAGATGGACGGGAAGTCTTAGCAGAGATTAAAACCGATGACCATTTCAAGCGCATTCCTGTAGTGGTGCTGACAACTTCCCAAGCGGAAGAAGATATTCTTAGAGCGTATAACTTAGCCGCTAACTGCTATATTGCCAAGCCAGTTGATTTTGATCAATTCGTTAGAATTGTACAATCTATAGAAAACTTTTGGTTTGCGATCGTCAAACTGCCACCGGAGTAA
- a CDS encoding GAF domain-containing protein, which translates to MTSHFTNQEQARLAELYQYQILDTEPEAAYDNLAHLAAFICGTSIALVNFIDEHRQWFKAKLGLDVSEMPRNVGFSYLCQQQKNVVVIPDTLADDRLAQNPVVTAYPYVRFYAGVPLLSPQGQMLGTLCVLDQQPKALSQQQIDALVALSHLVIAQLELRRNVAHVAQMSAQMINQEQNARRESEKVSDRISNILESITDAFFALDQQWRFTYINNQAAQLWQKNRNELLGQNIWETFPATLGTSFEREYQKAVAQQTSVEFEEFYPPLDKCFAVHAYPSKNGLSVYFQDITEKHHTASALKESEQRWQLALQGNNDGIWDWNLKTNQVFFSPRWKQMLGYADHEISNNLEEWSERVHPDDLDWVMQAIQAHFDRRTPYYITEHRVQCKDGTYKWILDRGQALWDETGNVVRMVGSHTDITERKQTEAELQKQNLRSQLFAEITVKIRETLHIQEILQTSVQEVQKLLQADRVVIFRLWPDGSGTVEQEAVLPEWPVILGKSIVDPCFQQGYVEKYRQGRISAITDITQADIQDCHREFLQQFSVKANLVVPILNREGIWGLLVAHQCHAPRHWNQFELDLLQQLANQIGIALYQAQLLEQQTRQSQELARSNAELESFAYVASHDLQEPLRMVTSYLQLLERRYKPQLDSTAEQFISYAVDGAQRMQTLINDLLNYSRLTTRGQPFVSVDCAAILERVKTNLKIAIEESSAIITHDPLPTVTADPTQLTQVFQNLIANAIKFRREVPIEIHIGVVEGMGDERRQGGRGQGEMEKFSSPLHPAPCTNSSSMPNAHSQWLFSVRDNGIGIEKQYIERIFVIFQRLHGRSKYPGTGIGLSICKKIIERHGGQIWVESQPGEGSVFYFTIPEQVNNRD; encoded by the coding sequence ATGACATCTCACTTTACTAATCAGGAACAGGCGAGACTGGCAGAACTATATCAGTATCAAATTCTGGATACTGAACCAGAGGCGGCTTATGATAACTTGGCACATTTAGCAGCCTTTATCTGTGGTACATCTATAGCTTTGGTAAATTTTATTGATGAACATCGCCAGTGGTTTAAGGCAAAATTAGGTTTAGATGTCTCAGAAATGCCGCGTAATGTGGGTTTTTCATATCTATGCCAACAACAAAAGAATGTTGTCGTCATTCCTGATACATTAGCTGACGATCGCCTCGCCCAAAACCCAGTAGTAACCGCATACCCATACGTGCGATTCTACGCAGGTGTACCCCTACTGAGTCCGCAAGGTCAGATGTTAGGAACTCTCTGTGTGCTTGATCAACAACCCAAAGCCTTGAGTCAACAACAAATTGATGCGCTTGTAGCTTTAAGTCACCTAGTAATTGCTCAACTAGAACTTAGGCGGAATGTGGCTCATGTCGCACAGATGAGCGCGCAAATGATCAATCAAGAGCAGAATGCACGCAGAGAATCCGAAAAAGTGAGCGATCGCATTAGTAATATCCTCGAAAGTATCACCGATGCGTTTTTCGCCCTAGATCAACAATGGCGATTTACTTACATTAATAACCAAGCTGCCCAGTTATGGCAGAAAAATCGCAATGAATTACTAGGTCAAAATATCTGGGAAACATTTCCCGCAACATTAGGCACATCCTTTGAGCGAGAATATCAAAAAGCGGTAGCCCAACAAACAAGCGTCGAATTTGAGGAATTCTATCCACCGCTAGATAAATGTTTTGCCGTTCATGCTTATCCTAGTAAAAACGGTTTATCTGTGTATTTTCAAGATATTACAGAAAAACATCACACAGCCTCCGCACTCAAAGAAAGTGAACAACGTTGGCAACTAGCTCTACAAGGTAACAACGATGGGATTTGGGATTGGAATCTCAAAACTAATCAAGTCTTTTTTTCTCCACGTTGGAAACAAATGTTGGGATATGCAGACCATGAAATCTCTAACAATCTAGAGGAGTGGTCAGAGCGAGTCCATCCCGATGACTTAGACTGGGTAATGCAGGCTATTCAAGCTCATTTTGACCGGAGAACACCGTATTACATTACAGAACATCGAGTCCAGTGTAAAGACGGTACCTATAAATGGATTTTGGATCGGGGACAAGCACTTTGGGATGAAACTGGTAATGTAGTGCGAATGGTGGGTTCCCATACAGATATTACAGAACGCAAACAAACAGAAGCCGAACTCCAAAAGCAAAATTTGCGATCGCAACTATTTGCAGAAATCACCGTTAAAATTCGTGAAACCCTACACATTCAAGAAATTCTCCAAACTTCAGTCCAAGAAGTACAAAAACTCCTACAAGCTGACAGGGTTGTAATTTTTCGTCTGTGGCCTGACGGTTCAGGCACAGTAGAACAAGAAGCCGTGTTACCAGAATGGCCTGTGATTTTAGGCAAAAGCATTGTTGATCCTTGCTTTCAACAAGGCTATGTAGAAAAATATCGTCAAGGTAGAATCAGTGCCATTACAGATATCACTCAGGCAGATATTCAAGATTGTCATCGAGAATTCTTACAACAATTTAGTGTAAAAGCTAACCTTGTCGTCCCCATTCTCAACCGTGAAGGCATTTGGGGTTTACTAGTCGCCCATCAATGTCATGCACCCCGCCACTGGAATCAATTCGAGTTGGATTTACTACAACAGTTAGCCAACCAAATAGGTATAGCCTTATACCAAGCGCAGTTGCTAGAACAACAAACCCGCCAAAGCCAAGAACTAGCCCGTTCCAATGCCGAATTAGAAAGTTTTGCTTACGTCGCTTCCCATGACTTGCAAGAACCATTAAGGATGGTCACTAGTTACTTACAATTACTAGAACGCCGCTATAAACCTCAACTAGACAGCACCGCAGAACAGTTTATCAGTTACGCCGTTGACGGAGCGCAACGGATGCAAACCCTGATCAACGATCTCTTAAACTATTCTCGTCTCACCACCCGTGGACAACCCTTCGTCTCAGTAGATTGTGCCGCCATTTTAGAACGAGTCAAAACTAACCTCAAAATCGCCATAGAAGAATCTAGTGCAATCATCACCCATGATCCTTTACCCACAGTTACCGCCGATCCCACTCAACTCACCCAAGTTTTCCAAAACCTAATTGCGAACGCCATCAAATTCCGGCGAGAAGTTCCCATCGAGATTCATATTGGTGTAGTTGAGGGAATGGGAGACGAAAGAAGGCAGGGGGGCAGGGGGCAGGGAGAAATGGAAAAATTTTCCTCCCCCTTGCACCCTGCACCCTGCACCAATTCCTCTTCCATGCCCAATGCCCATTCCCAATGGCTATTTTCAGTCCGCGACAATGGTATAGGGATAGAAAAACAATATATAGAACGTATTTTTGTGATTTTTCAACGCCTGCATGGACGCAGTAAATATCCCGGTACTGGAATAGGGCTATCAATTTGCAAGAAAATTATTGAGCGTCATGGAGGTCAAATCTGGGTTGAGTCTCAACCAGGTGAAGGCTCAGTTTTCTACTTCACAATTCCAGAGCAGGTCAACAATCGTGATTAA
- the hisG gene encoding ATP phosphoribosyltransferase, protein MLTVALPKGELLKNSIRLLQSVGLDFSAFLDSGTRQLQITDASGTAKGLLVRGQDVPVYVEYGQAQIGIIGYDVLREKQPQVAHLVDLGFGYCRMSVAVKASSPYKSPVDLPPHSRVASKYVNCANEYFQSLDLPVEIVPLYGSVELGPITGMSEAIVDLVSSGRTLRENGLVEITTLYESTARLIAHPLSYRLNTGNLHNLVERLRDAVLTPA, encoded by the coding sequence ATGTTAACTGTTGCACTGCCGAAAGGGGAACTACTAAAAAATAGCATCCGCCTGCTGCAATCTGTGGGTTTGGATTTTAGTGCTTTTTTAGACTCAGGAACTCGCCAATTGCAAATTACTGATGCTAGCGGAACAGCCAAAGGATTGTTAGTCAGAGGGCAAGACGTGCCTGTGTATGTAGAATATGGTCAGGCGCAAATTGGTATTATTGGTTACGATGTTCTGCGAGAGAAACAACCACAAGTTGCTCATTTAGTAGATTTGGGTTTTGGCTATTGTCGGATGTCAGTGGCGGTGAAAGCATCTAGTCCTTATAAATCGCCTGTGGACTTACCACCCCATAGTCGGGTTGCTTCTAAGTATGTTAATTGCGCCAATGAATACTTTCAAAGTTTAGATTTACCAGTGGAAATTGTGCCGCTTTATGGTTCTGTGGAGCTAGGGCCGATTACAGGGATGTCAGAGGCGATCGTTGATTTGGTGTCTAGTGGCAGAACTCTAAGAGAAAATGGCTTGGTAGAGATTACTACTTTGTATGAAAGCACAGCCAGATTAATTGCTCATCCTCTTAGCTATCGCCTGAATACAGGTAACTTACATAATTTAGTTGAACGTCTTCGGGATGCAGTTTTAACACCAGCCTAA